A section of the Pseudomonas flavescens genome encodes:
- the dksA gene encoding RNA polymerase-binding protein DksA, with protein MPIKAKATNGQLIRGFEPYKETKGEEYMSEAMRAHFTGILNKWKLELMQEVDRTVHHMQDEAANFPDPADRASQEEEFSLELRARDRERKLIKKIDETLQLIEDEDYGWCDSCGVEIGIRRLEARPTATLCIDCKTLAEIKEKQVGS; from the coding sequence ATGCCCATCAAAGCAAAAGCAACAAACGGCCAATTGATTCGTGGCTTCGAACCCTACAAGGAAACCAAGGGCGAGGAGTACATGAGCGAGGCGATGCGCGCCCACTTCACCGGCATCCTGAACAAATGGAAGCTGGAGCTGATGCAGGAAGTCGATCGTACCGTGCACCACATGCAGGACGAAGCAGCCAACTTCCCGGATCCGGCAGACCGTGCCAGCCAGGAAGAAGAGTTCAGCCTGGAACTGCGTGCCCGCGACCGTGAGCGCAAGCTGATCAAGAAGATCGACGAAACGCTGCAACTGATCGAGGACGAAGATTACGGCTGGTGCGATTCCTGTGGCGTCGAGATCGGCATCCGCCGTCTGGAAGCCCGCCCAACCGCCACCCTTTGCATCGATTGCAAGACCCTGGCGGAAATCAAGGAAAAACAGGTCGGCTCCTGA
- a CDS encoding pyridoxal phosphate-dependent aminotransferase — protein MAQLYSARSRAIEPFHVMALLARANQLQAEGHDVIHLEIGEPDFTTAAPIVAAGQAALAAGHTRYTAARGLPALREAIAAFYAQRYRLSIDPQRILITPGGSGALLLAASLLVDPGKHWLLADPGYPCNRHFLRLVEGAAQLVPVGPQERYQLTARAVADCWNADSVGALLASPANPTGTLLSAAELASLSQALKARGGHMVVDEIYHGLTYGVDASSVLEVDDDAFVLNSFSKYFGMTGWRLGWLVAPEEAVGDLEKLAQNLYISAPSMAQHAALACFEPQTLAILEERRAAFAERRDFLLPALRDLGFGISVEPQGAFYLYADISAFGGDAYGFCQHFLETEHVAFTPGLDFGRHQAGHHVRFAYTQSLPRLEQAVERIARGLKTWSANAI, from the coding sequence ATGGCCCAGCTCTACAGCGCCCGCAGTCGCGCGATCGAACCGTTCCACGTAATGGCACTGCTGGCGCGGGCCAATCAATTGCAGGCCGAGGGCCATGATGTCATTCATCTGGAAATCGGCGAGCCGGACTTCACCACCGCCGCGCCCATCGTCGCGGCCGGGCAGGCTGCACTGGCGGCAGGCCATACCCGCTATACCGCCGCTCGCGGCTTGCCCGCCCTGCGTGAGGCAATCGCCGCTTTCTATGCGCAACGCTACCGGCTGAGCATAGACCCACAGCGCATCCTCATCACCCCGGGCGGCTCCGGTGCGCTGTTACTGGCGGCCAGCCTGCTGGTCGATCCCGGCAAGCATTGGCTGTTGGCCGACCCGGGCTATCCCTGCAATCGGCATTTTTTGCGTCTGGTGGAAGGCGCTGCGCAGTTGGTACCGGTCGGGCCCCAGGAGCGCTATCAGCTGACCGCTCGGGCGGTTGCCGATTGCTGGAACGCCGACAGTGTCGGCGCCTTGCTCGCCTCGCCTGCCAACCCCACCGGCACCTTGCTGAGCGCTGCAGAGCTGGCGTCGCTTTCCCAGGCGCTCAAGGCCCGTGGTGGTCACATGGTGGTGGACGAGATCTATCACGGCCTGACCTATGGCGTGGATGCCAGCAGCGTACTGGAGGTGGATGACGACGCCTTCGTGCTCAACAGCTTCTCCAAGTATTTCGGCATGACCGGCTGGCGACTGGGCTGGCTGGTGGCGCCCGAAGAAGCAGTGGGGGATCTGGAAAAACTGGCGCAGAACCTCTACATCAGCGCGCCGAGCATGGCCCAGCATGCCGCGCTGGCCTGTTTCGAGCCGCAGACCCTGGCGATTCTCGAAGAGCGCCGTGCCGCCTTTGCCGAGCGCCGTGACTTCCTGCTGCCAGCGCTGCGCGACCTGGGCTTCGGCATCTCCGTGGAGCCGCAGGGCGCCTTTTATCTGTATGCCGATATCAGCGCCTTCGGTGGCGATGCCTATGGGTTCTGCCAACACTTTCTGGAAACCGAGCATGTCGCGTTCACCCCGGGCCTGGACTTCGGTCGTCATCAGGCAGGGCATCACGTGCGCTTCGCCTACACGCAGAGCCTGCCGCGCCTGGAGCAAGCGGTCGAACGCATTGCCCGCGGCCTGAAGACGTGGAGCGCCAATGCGATTTGA
- the sfsA gene encoding DNA/RNA nuclease SfsA produces the protein MRFDPPLEEGRLLRRYKRFLADIETASGELLTIHCPNTGSMLNCMSEGCRVWFSRSSDPKRKLPGTWEIGETPHGRLACINTGRANGLVEEALRAGVISELAGFTALRREVPYGVERSRVDFCLEYASGVAFVEVKSVTLGFADSAVAAFPDARTERGTKHLRELAALARSGVRAVQLYGVNLSGIEAVRPAGEIDPAYAAALTEAVQAGVEVLAYGVDISPQGIEVVRRLDVVLA, from the coding sequence ATGCGATTTGATCCGCCGCTCGAAGAAGGTCGCCTGCTGCGTCGCTACAAGCGTTTTCTCGCCGACATCGAAACCGCCAGCGGCGAACTGCTGACCATCCACTGTCCGAACACCGGCTCGATGCTCAACTGCATGAGCGAGGGCTGCCGGGTCTGGTTCAGCCGCTCCAGTGACCCCAAGCGCAAGCTACCGGGCACCTGGGAGATCGGTGAAACGCCCCATGGTCGGCTGGCCTGTATCAACACCGGGCGTGCCAATGGGCTGGTCGAGGAGGCGCTGCGCGCCGGGGTTATTTCCGAGCTGGCGGGCTTCACCGCGCTGCGCCGTGAGGTGCCTTATGGCGTGGAGCGCAGTCGGGTGGACTTCTGCCTCGAATACGCCAGCGGTGTGGCTTTCGTCGAGGTGAAGAGCGTGACCCTGGGCTTCGCCGACAGTGCCGTGGCGGCCTTCCCGGATGCGCGTACCGAGCGCGGCACCAAGCACCTGCGTGAGCTGGCCGCCCTGGCGCGCAGTGGCGTGCGCGCGGTGCAACTGTATGGCGTGAACCTGTCGGGTATCGAGGCGGTGCGACCTGCCGGGGAAATCGACCCGGCCTACGCGGCGGCCCTGACCGAGGCGGTGCAAGCCGGTGTCGAGGTGCTGGCCTACGGTGTGGATATCTCGCCGCAGGGCATCGAGGTGGTACGGCGCCTGGATGTAGTGCTGGCGTGA